In Limibacter armeniacum, a single window of DNA contains:
- a CDS encoding putative porin: MIDSKLNNKGLITLNRDRNAAWWRKVTFLLFFILAFAGTALHAQVELGSESNETENVSEDEPNKEGVVLEQDTSWKYGPETSRYILLDDWYKIRWGEHPMDTSLVNFQRYNYRDKNDFKYQYLGNLNSGMRPVWIDLPENIGNRVGITAYKNYWWNDNTIRYFNTLTPVTDWVGIIGGDGRSVIDATISQNITPWWNASIRFSRLTETELLGQQQISRRIFGQLHTGFMLTTRYETPNNRYKLAAHYLQQFHDGTETGGLATDKLLTDDLTYDDLFRLSRGALSNNLDDVTTIKKEYNWQLYHQYALLDTAKLQVFHKFKTSKELFRYLDDGSNNDFYVRFLTEDQDSTINYPELITHEIKFESIENQLGAKSRVGPLFLSAYGRYINYTARESQSALYEIPLHPDNQLFAGAEVAFLLPDSTSELSIKGETELLNTSSTTLTAALDSRYGKVAFYFNDYIQDELSQYFISPFFSWNNNFSNTTMTRYYIGPSLPLGKHGFISVFGEFTSIDNFLYYDQKSRPQQLDGTLEYYRYGGKFDLKFWYFRQIGEYIYTDNPNTDVFRTPEMFASYQLAFEKKLKQLTFMIGFDAHWRSAYYADAWNPIIQEFYLQDFQEIWDYPLLDVFINFRIRRTNVFLKMTNVLEGSYKEGYYDTPEYMGQRLGFEYGLRWMLFD, encoded by the coding sequence TTGATCGATAGTAAGCTAAATAACAAGGGATTGATTACGTTGAACCGAGATAGGAATGCTGCATGGTGGAGAAAGGTAACTTTCCTGCTGTTTTTTATTCTGGCATTTGCCGGAACCGCACTACATGCCCAAGTCGAATTAGGCTCCGAATCAAATGAAACTGAGAATGTATCAGAAGATGAACCAAACAAGGAAGGTGTCGTTTTGGAGCAGGATACCTCATGGAAATATGGACCTGAAACTTCACGATATATATTATTGGATGATTGGTACAAGATCAGATGGGGAGAACATCCAATGGATACATCATTAGTAAACTTCCAAAGATACAATTACCGTGATAAGAATGATTTCAAGTACCAGTACTTAGGTAACTTGAATAGTGGTATGCGCCCTGTTTGGATTGATTTACCTGAAAATATTGGCAATAGAGTTGGAATTACTGCCTACAAAAACTATTGGTGGAATGACAATACAATACGCTATTTTAACACGCTAACACCTGTAACAGACTGGGTAGGTATCATTGGTGGGGATGGTCGATCAGTGATTGACGCTACCATTTCTCAAAATATTACTCCTTGGTGGAATGCCAGTATACGTTTTAGCCGCTTGACTGAAACTGAATTACTGGGTCAGCAGCAAATTTCCAGAAGAATTTTTGGTCAGCTACATACTGGCTTTATGCTTACCACACGATATGAAACTCCTAATAACCGTTACAAACTGGCGGCACATTACTTGCAACAGTTCCATGATGGTACAGAAACTGGAGGGTTGGCTACAGATAAGCTATTGACTGATGATCTTACTTATGATGATCTTTTCAGACTCAGCCGTGGTGCTCTAAGCAATAATCTAGATGATGTAACTACCATTAAAAAAGAGTACAATTGGCAACTCTATCATCAGTATGCTCTTTTGGATACCGCTAAACTTCAAGTTTTCCATAAATTCAAGACATCCAAAGAGTTATTCCGCTATTTGGATGATGGCTCCAACAACGATTTCTACGTGCGGTTTCTGACTGAAGATCAAGACTCAACCATCAATTACCCTGAGTTAATTACTCATGAAATCAAGTTTGAGTCCATTGAAAACCAATTAGGTGCTAAAAGCAGGGTTGGTCCTCTTTTCCTTTCTGCTTACGGCAGGTACATCAACTATACTGCTAGAGAAAGTCAATCAGCTTTATATGAAATACCACTTCATCCGGATAACCAGTTGTTTGCTGGAGCTGAAGTTGCATTCTTATTACCTGATAGCACTTCCGAGTTATCTATTAAAGGGGAAACTGAGCTATTGAATACCAGTTCCACTACATTGACAGCTGCATTGGACTCGAGGTACGGAAAGGTTGCCTTTTACTTCAATGATTACATACAGGATGAACTAAGCCAGTATTTTATCAGTCCATTCTTTAGCTGGAATAACAATTTCAGTAACACTACCATGACCCGATATTATATTGGTCCATCTTTGCCTCTTGGTAAACATGGGTTTATCAGTGTCTTTGGTGAGTTTACTTCAATTGACAACTTCCTATATTATGACCAGAAATCCAGACCTCAACAACTTGACGGAACACTGGAGTATTACCGTTATGGTGGCAAGTTTGATTTGAAATTCTGGTATTTCAGACAAATTGGTGAGTATATCTATACTGACAACCCAAATACTGATGTTTTCAGAACTCCTGAGATGTTTGCCTCATACCAGCTAGCTTTTGAAAAAAAGCTCAAGCAACTCACGTTTATGATTGGCTTTGATGCTCACTGGCGATCTGCATATTACGCTGATGCTTGGAACCCAATTATACAAGAGTTTTATCTACAGGATTTTCAGGAAATCTGGGACTATCCGCTTTTAGATGTCTTTATAAACTTCAGGATCAGAAGAACCAATGTATTCCTGAAGATGACCAACGTATTGGAAGGATCCTATAAGGAAGGGTACTACGATACACCTGAATATATGGGACAAAGGCTTGGTTTCGAGTATGGACTTAGATGGATGTTATTTGACTAA
- a CDS encoding metallophosphatase domain-containing protein yields MRFVAISDTHGKHNQLQLPAGDVLIHAGDISYRGKQKEVEKFLRWFTAQPHSYKIFIAGNHDFFFEQEDNKTIASIIPDNIIYLNDSGCQIDGINIWGSPIQPRFNNWAFNRDRGEDIAKHWKLIPEDTDLLITHGPPKGILDKTFLGLRVGCEELRTRVEQVKPKVHVSGHIHENYGSVSHQETLFLNASSVNLFMKIVNEPLVFEI; encoded by the coding sequence ATGCGTTTTGTGGCAATTTCAGATACACATGGCAAACATAATCAGCTCCAGCTTCCGGCAGGAGACGTACTGATCCACGCAGGGGATATCAGTTACAGAGGCAAACAGAAAGAAGTAGAGAAGTTTTTGAGATGGTTTACTGCCCAGCCACATAGCTACAAAATTTTTATAGCAGGAAACCATGACTTCTTTTTTGAGCAAGAAGACAATAAGACCATTGCCTCAATCATTCCAGACAATATCATTTACCTTAATGACAGTGGTTGCCAAATTGACGGCATCAACATTTGGGGAAGCCCCATTCAACCTCGCTTCAACAACTGGGCATTTAACCGTGACCGTGGTGAAGATATTGCAAAACATTGGAAACTGATTCCTGAAGACACTGACCTGTTAATTACTCATGGTCCTCCAAAAGGGATACTAGACAAAACTTTTTTGGGTTTAAGGGTAGGTTGTGAAGAGTTGAGGACCCGTGTCGAACAGGTTAAACCTAAAGTCCATGTATCTGGTCATATACATGAAAACTATGGCAGTGTCAGCCATCAAGAAACGCTGTTTCTCAACGCCAGCTCTGTTAACCTCTTTATGAAAATTGTCAATGAACCGTTGGTATTTGAGATTTAG
- a CDS encoding AAA family ATPase gives MNKIGWVVDTFEPLLKVHVDLIDQAFSQFDEVRIIIIEKTTDKISGQTRYNWLRETYPTSEILLLTDSELIDLSSKFKKGETVFSTDKKILNEIVNPDLEAVLCKEFKVLDNCNKVTEKPIKYWKEFALEARSHFVKKVVLYGAESSGKTTLSKQLARHYNTVWNPEFSRGYLEAKYRNSFLYKQGDPVVGQEDKVPIALGQMATEDEMLEKANKVVFYDTNIVMTKVYYDYYLKDKCEWLEQELQQRKYDLYLLLTPDIPWEADEMRDSPEVRQEIFGWFVKELEQRGISYVEISGENAAERFRLAQEAVEQHIFKVF, from the coding sequence ATGAACAAGATAGGATGGGTGGTTGATACTTTTGAGCCTCTCTTGAAAGTGCATGTAGACTTGATAGACCAGGCATTTTCTCAATTTGATGAGGTACGTATCATCATCATTGAGAAAACAACTGACAAGATTAGTGGACAAACCCGTTATAATTGGCTTCGGGAAACTTATCCAACTTCAGAAATATTGCTTTTAACTGATTCAGAGCTTATTGACCTGAGCAGTAAATTCAAGAAAGGGGAGACTGTTTTTTCAACCGATAAAAAAATATTGAATGAAATTGTCAATCCTGATTTGGAGGCTGTCCTATGTAAGGAATTTAAAGTGTTAGATAATTGCAATAAAGTCACTGAAAAGCCTATTAAATATTGGAAGGAGTTTGCTCTAGAAGCAAGATCACATTTTGTAAAGAAAGTGGTTTTGTATGGTGCAGAATCTAGTGGCAAGACAACCCTGAGTAAGCAGTTGGCGAGGCATTACAATACTGTATGGAACCCTGAGTTCTCAAGAGGATACCTGGAAGCCAAGTACAGGAATTCATTTTTGTATAAGCAGGGTGACCCAGTAGTTGGACAAGAAGACAAAGTGCCAATTGCTTTAGGGCAAATGGCAACCGAAGATGAGATGTTGGAGAAGGCTAACAAGGTTGTGTTCTACGATACCAATATTGTGATGACCAAGGTCTATTATGACTACTATTTGAAGGATAAGTGTGAGTGGCTTGAGCAGGAGCTTCAGCAGCGGAAGTACGATCTTTACCTATTACTTACACCTGATATTCCTTGGGAAGCAGATGAAATGAGGGACAGCCCTGAAGTAAGGCAAGAAATTTTCGGTTGGTTTGTCAAGGAGCTGGAACAGAGAGGGATTTCTTATGTAGAAATATCTGGTGAAAATGCAGCAGAGCGTTTCAGATTAGCCCAAGAGGCTGTGGAACAGCATATATTTAAAGTGTTTTAA
- a CDS encoding GNAT family N-acetyltransferase — MNYTIRKPEASELQTIAQFQIDMAWETENLKLDTETVNKGVKHVFDHPQIGNYWVAEADNEVIACLLTVYEWSDWRNGNVLWIHSLYVKESYRKKGVFKSMYTYLKEMVEKSDEFRGIRLYVEKTNLNAQQVYEAIGMTKEHYELYEWLK, encoded by the coding sequence ATGAACTACACGATCAGGAAGCCTGAAGCAAGCGAACTGCAAACAATTGCGCAATTTCAGATAGATATGGCATGGGAAACTGAAAACCTGAAGCTTGATACTGAAACCGTCAACAAAGGAGTTAAACACGTATTTGATCACCCACAAATCGGCAACTATTGGGTAGCTGAAGCTGACAATGAGGTCATCGCTTGTTTGCTCACAGTATACGAATGGAGTGACTGGCGAAATGGCAATGTACTTTGGATACACTCCTTATATGTAAAGGAATCTTACCGCAAAAAAGGAGTATTCAAATCTATGTATACTTACCTGAAGGAAATGGTTGAAAAAAGCGACGAATTCAGAGGCATCAGGTTATACGTCGAAAAAACAAACCTGAATGCTCAACAGGTTTATGAAGCGATTGGCATGACGAAAGAGCACTATGAACTATATGAGTGGCTGAAGTAA
- a CDS encoding YihY/virulence factor BrkB family protein, which translates to MFGKLNKIKAHIRLLRLNFHKEINSKPNNLLLDWLYRFVRFMTLVFSLLKDTFKAFNDDKAYIQGAALAYYTVFSLPPMLYIIISVVGSFVGEDMIKEEIIREVTMVAGSDIAKQLEFFINNLANPDNRSTIKTIVGIATLAFSSTVAFYTLQTSINEFWKVDDDKKSGLVQLALDRLISFIMVICLGIVVVFVLILETLFLALSNIIEEYFAINISAFYSALNLILPFIMVTFLFAAIFKYLPNAIIRWKDVTIGAAITAFLFLLGQLAISWHISRTNFSNVYGAANSIIIILAWVFYSAQILYFGAEFIYVYATKIGKGVKPATGNRFKIKIPFKKKHELHDQEA; encoded by the coding sequence ATGTTCGGAAAATTAAATAAAATAAAAGCACATATAAGGCTACTGAGACTCAATTTCCATAAGGAAATCAACTCAAAACCCAATAACCTGTTACTGGATTGGCTGTATCGCTTTGTCCGTTTTATGACGCTTGTTTTTTCTTTGCTGAAAGATACCTTCAAGGCGTTCAACGACGATAAAGCCTATATCCAAGGAGCTGCATTGGCTTACTATACTGTCTTCTCTCTTCCTCCGATGCTTTACATTATTATCTCCGTTGTAGGGTCTTTTGTTGGGGAAGATATGATCAAGGAAGAAATCATTCGGGAAGTGACAATGGTTGCGGGAAGTGATATAGCCAAACAGCTCGAATTCTTTATCAACAATCTGGCAAACCCCGATAACCGATCAACCATCAAAACCATTGTAGGGATTGCAACACTGGCATTCAGTTCAACTGTCGCATTCTACACATTACAAACCTCTATCAATGAGTTCTGGAAAGTGGATGATGACAAAAAATCAGGCTTGGTTCAATTGGCACTAGACAGACTGATTTCCTTTATAATGGTGATATGTTTGGGTATTGTAGTGGTCTTTGTACTGATACTGGAAACCCTGTTTCTTGCTCTTAGCAACATTATTGAGGAATATTTTGCCATCAATATTTCGGCATTCTATTCTGCGCTAAACCTGATTCTTCCATTTATTATGGTGACGTTCCTATTTGCCGCCATTTTCAAATACCTACCGAATGCAATCATTCGCTGGAAAGACGTTACCATTGGCGCTGCCATTACTGCATTCTTGTTTTTGTTAGGACAACTAGCCATTAGCTGGCATATCAGCCGGACAAACTTCTCCAATGTATATGGGGCTGCCAATTCAATCATCATCATACTGGCATGGGTCTTTTATTCTGCACAGATTCTCTATTTCGGTGCAGAGTTTATCTATGTCTATGCTACTAAAATCGGTAAAGGAGTTAAGCCTGCCACAGGAAATAGATTCAAAATTAAAATACCATTCAAAAAAAAACATGAACTACACGATCAGGAAGCCTGA
- a CDS encoding caspase family protein, translating to MFKNTIILISLLLFTTSVALAQSTPELVLEPYGHSEIVRDISFTADREKVVSVSEDKTIRIWDVKSGELQKTWWGYAEEGKDGRLNAMSFSAGDKILAVGGYLKGNAVRLIDFAKGKQVATLKGHTNVVTSLAFSPDTKYLATASADQTINIWYLPVLQEGKFEGDEKPKLVKTLKGHSAEVYSLAFSPNGKYLLSGGMDGSVKLWEIQKLEEGKSFDLEVPKQQKITSVGFSPDGQWMVAAALGGKIMVWNTAGKLDAFLTDLKASVFDLTFSPDSKKLVSLDATGRITVFEAPVWRLAKSWVAHEGIGVALAFAPENNRVLASAGGKENRIHLWDIERGRKLRTFEGEGKVLRTVAAGENMNVGLGTKLSVVKTKHAVEMAFDFLNLQMDLQEQDIYAFTAEVHRKGQNVLFLEDPLTLKTKYGQIKVSADQDKAIAAYTWLENGNVAVGTGSSLKIYTPSGEEVMELKGHSGKVWRTVPFKEKYLLSAGADQTCRLWNVETGELLATLFVTKGGEWVCWSPLGYYEASAGGEQYIGWLINKGEDEMSEFYPLKTYRERYHQPEVLKAIIKNGEADATVQNLGLNIKEHVSTPAEIDWITPSKTNLRVKGNKVKVTFEVVSEEPINEVKLLINGREVNVEKQEEPTERNGKAGKKLSFQVPLTESRSDLQVLVRSSGGMILSEKRLIELDRNESESGGNNTSLELDVNMPDLAGKPLVKPDIYLLSIGVSKYAQSQYNLQLASVDAQAITDMYTAQSENGVFSKVNVRQLTDELATKDEILKGIGWLAENVEQKDLVVIFIASHGINIGSDFYVLPHDADMRNPTKTALKWQDFAHTISKLPARVLMLVDACNSGMLGVNQLSDLYHDPTEFLRGMSSEETGVVIMSASTGKESSYEHQDWGHGAFTFALLEGIRDGKADVSNDQLVSLRELDLYVAEKVSELTEGKQHPTTQKPSTISSLMLGKVN from the coding sequence ATGTTTAAAAATACCATTATTCTGATATCCCTCCTGCTATTCACCACGTCAGTTGCATTGGCTCAGTCAACACCTGAACTGGTATTGGAGCCGTATGGACATTCTGAAATCGTCAGGGATATTTCATTTACAGCAGACCGTGAAAAAGTGGTGAGTGTCAGCGAAGATAAGACTATCAGGATATGGGATGTCAAAAGTGGAGAACTCCAAAAAACGTGGTGGGGATATGCAGAAGAGGGGAAGGATGGTAGACTGAATGCCATGTCATTCTCAGCTGGAGATAAAATCTTGGCAGTAGGAGGTTACTTAAAAGGCAACGCTGTCAGGTTGATAGATTTTGCAAAAGGAAAGCAGGTTGCAACACTGAAAGGGCATACAAACGTGGTAACTTCTTTAGCATTTTCTCCTGACACAAAGTACTTGGCTACAGCTAGTGCAGACCAGACTATCAATATTTGGTATTTGCCAGTTTTACAGGAAGGGAAGTTTGAGGGAGATGAAAAGCCCAAGCTTGTCAAAACTTTAAAAGGTCATTCAGCAGAGGTGTATAGCCTTGCATTTTCTCCAAATGGAAAATACTTGCTTTCAGGAGGTATGGATGGCTCTGTAAAACTTTGGGAAATACAAAAGCTAGAAGAAGGTAAAAGCTTTGATCTTGAAGTGCCCAAACAACAAAAAATCACCTCAGTTGGGTTTTCGCCTGATGGACAGTGGATGGTAGCCGCTGCTTTGGGTGGGAAAATCATGGTTTGGAATACGGCAGGAAAACTGGATGCTTTCCTGACAGATTTAAAGGCGAGTGTGTTTGACCTGACGTTTTCTCCTGATAGTAAAAAGCTGGTGTCGCTGGATGCTACAGGGCGTATTACGGTATTCGAAGCACCTGTATGGAGACTAGCCAAATCTTGGGTTGCTCACGAGGGGATTGGGGTAGCCTTAGCTTTTGCTCCTGAAAATAATCGTGTATTAGCATCTGCGGGAGGAAAGGAAAATAGAATTCATTTGTGGGATATTGAACGGGGACGAAAACTGAGGACTTTTGAAGGTGAAGGAAAAGTTTTGAGAACAGTTGCAGCAGGGGAAAACATGAATGTTGGATTGGGAACAAAGCTGTCGGTAGTTAAAACGAAACATGCGGTGGAAATGGCTTTTGATTTCCTAAACCTCCAGATGGATTTACAAGAGCAGGATATATATGCTTTCACTGCCGAGGTTCACCGTAAAGGTCAGAATGTGTTGTTTTTGGAAGATCCATTGACATTGAAAACAAAATATGGACAAATAAAGGTAAGTGCAGATCAGGATAAAGCCATTGCTGCTTATACATGGCTTGAGAATGGTAATGTAGCCGTTGGTACTGGTTCTTCTTTGAAAATATACACACCTTCAGGAGAGGAAGTGATGGAGCTAAAAGGTCATTCAGGGAAAGTTTGGCGGACAGTGCCATTCAAGGAAAAGTACCTTTTGTCAGCAGGAGCAGACCAGACTTGCAGACTTTGGAATGTTGAAACAGGGGAATTATTGGCAACATTATTTGTGACAAAGGGTGGTGAATGGGTTTGCTGGTCCCCACTTGGGTATTATGAGGCATCGGCTGGTGGAGAACAATATATCGGGTGGCTAATAAATAAGGGAGAAGATGAGATGAGTGAGTTTTACCCTCTCAAGACTTATAGAGAAAGGTATCATCAGCCAGAAGTTCTGAAAGCAATTATAAAAAATGGAGAGGCGGATGCAACAGTTCAAAACTTGGGGTTGAATATAAAAGAACATGTCTCAACACCCGCTGAGATAGATTGGATAACACCAAGCAAGACAAACCTTAGAGTGAAGGGAAATAAAGTGAAGGTGACTTTTGAAGTGGTATCTGAAGAACCTATCAATGAGGTAAAGCTATTGATCAATGGAAGGGAAGTAAACGTTGAGAAACAGGAAGAGCCGACAGAACGAAATGGAAAAGCAGGCAAGAAGCTATCCTTTCAAGTGCCTTTGACTGAAAGCAGAAGTGACTTGCAGGTATTGGTACGCTCTAGTGGAGGAATGATTCTATCCGAAAAACGATTGATTGAGTTGGATAGGAATGAATCTGAATCAGGTGGAAATAATACCTCACTGGAGTTGGATGTAAATATGCCTGACTTGGCAGGAAAGCCTTTGGTGAAACCAGACATCTATCTTTTGAGTATTGGGGTTTCCAAATACGCGCAGTCACAGTACAATTTGCAACTGGCGAGTGTAGATGCACAAGCCATCACCGATATGTACACAGCCCAGTCAGAAAATGGTGTATTTAGTAAAGTGAATGTAAGGCAACTGACTGATGAGTTGGCAACCAAAGATGAAATACTGAAGGGAATTGGCTGGCTTGCTGAAAATGTGGAACAGAAAGATCTGGTGGTCATATTTATTGCCTCTCATGGAATAAATATAGGCAGTGATTTTTATGTATTACCCCACGATGCTGATATGAGAAACCCTACCAAAACAGCCTTAAAGTGGCAGGATTTTGCTCATACAATTTCAAAATTACCGGCAAGGGTGCTGATGTTGGTAGATGCCTGTAATAGTGGAATGCTAGGAGTAAATCAGTTAAGTGACTTATACCATGATCCTACAGAGTTTTTGAGAGGGATGTCATCTGAGGAAACAGGAGTGGTGATTATGTCTGCTTCGACAGGAAAAGAAAGTTCTTATGAACACCAAGATTGGGGGCATGGAGCCTTTACGT